One window from the genome of Lasioglossum baleicum chromosome 9, iyLasBale1, whole genome shotgun sequence encodes:
- the LOC143212333 gene encoding uncharacterized protein LOC143212333 isoform X1 encodes MSRYVKNSDGETDVKAGYRTRGIVSTETVDSPLRRSSRVKSAGKQNESSPESPSSDSSNISNTQSVRNTRRRTDTLNNSTMTERSRSLRLRRSSVVSDAIETADTHAAISTPTKKTRNISTNDGVNKLNDQTSFSRRLTRAGSESKSPQIITRPTRRTRASSVGPEGVIENNVLEVHNSGIVHNTPINTRKRKSMAPLEATVIEESEEKIPFVTLDRVLPNFKEMKETYSENSTTETLNKSISNSKETLNSSSGNTCKEEMEADGNAKKGHATPIEHPSAETVQENETGMSSNKNTLSDISEKSRSESTHTITQMKTSIPDVPKTQSPISTEVTPRKLRLKNESSIKEEDEHLSNKENRASNIIEDPKSNDLTISNILSQSPQPLVVSDACTEKPIKENDEDTDSSDNAQHLVVTDTESLSGTPFNDITGRSASCIEVCEDSSLDENIQIMKCPENVNNIDSLNSLNDDEDQKALSVEMQDDSNQDGGSPIQKCEENISDTHTDKSFKFDNEKKEQIQHSTSEDETTIKDENIEMRLILEAEETANIDKEDPKEVYLTQIATADAECEESNQAGVCNTSGNLNDTGVVEYSKLSDMSVDKIPTSSITSTGDTTTNDSQETEMATDETTPNNLKETEMATDETTTNDLQETETSTDETTTNDLQETGVAADETTTNDLQETEMATDETTPIDLQETEMATDETTPIDLKETEMATDETIPNDLQETETSTDETTTNDLQETGVAADETTTNDLQETEMATDETTPIDLQETEMATDETTPIDLKETEMATDETIPNDLQETEMATDETTTNDLQETEMATDETTTNDLQETEVAAKVPSRKSITKEPFNVYTQSNNVELANENENNISNVIENNVAQSLVEPIDKASEEVDITQNTSKVDNCLASEKKSITDSNSQNDIEKNEIAETVQKQEEKMPVDDTDLFQDIPADEWTERNSDKNSVHSMSTERLENESENECDDFVLVDKEISPTAENIEQEKESSDYDSDDTVLLKAQKNSLQEKTVERMDMSESQCETNENKSTMVKDTQQSMRQEKIIAAEANSENQEGHVANQTEEVQNAENVSTRTSITNEVSKQSPLESDTSLEKPADTNLTTEIDQTLDTESPLNKRESKSRLSKDGSNERKSVCKSVEKSDSEVEEPSEVDAVDEKDSLSKSPIGSPSNVSDSSKTDESMDSDIEREYNLNGVEVCKFSDDDVPGDECRASETESSDPDDNGSDLADFVVNDDDEISEEVESSELHEGSSNGYDDKHLESDKDTTDEERGKIQMQDESDEKRMKDGKQNRVDKDTSEKEKSKFKKSEKLGLDKITESDEKMMNSEVGTIGKKKKRKKIKRCVEEEEIDKEELLNKLRILEEEIAKKVTKKGQRKRGTEENVEGIQNKCTDVPKKEKCKLRKTTKTDLPEMSKSGKNVKRKSEIETGNRIKKITAKDNDNKTLKEKAAAIRENQPTECAKVEVSNKRVKRLAEEVIENLSDLPIKVSKKRKLLKPEPKKLPSRSIPRSELRKRNVNVEQDFIPLSSYGSTSNFYVANLQKVKKSEKTSEVKLFRQRMLNRNPRQPISHYTMFLEKQAASNKH; translated from the exons TTTTAGCAGGCGACTTACGAGAGCTGGCTCTGAATCAAAGTCGCCACAGATTATAACAAGACCAACACGTAGAACAAGAGCTAGTTCTGTGGGACCAGAAGGTGTCATCGAGAATAATGTTTTAGAAGTACATAACAGTGGAATTGTTCATAATACTCCGATTAATACCAGAAAACGAAAATCTATGGCACCCTTAGAAGCAACTGTTATTGAAGAAAGCGAAGAGAAGATACCTTTCGTAACATTGGATCGTGTATTGCCCaattttaaagaaatgaaaGAAACAT ACTCAGAAAACTCTACAACAGAAACACTAAACAAATCAATATCCAATTCCAAGGAGACACTTAATTCAAGTTCTGGAAATACGTGCAAAGAAGAGATGGAAGCTGATGGAAATG CCAAAAAAGGACATGCTACTCCCATAGAGCATCCCTCTGCTGAGACAGTTCAGGAGAACGAAACGGGTATGTCGAGCAATAAAAACACATTGTCAGACATTAGTGAAAAAAGTAGGAGTGAGTCTACGCATACTATAACCCAAATGAAGACATCCATACCGGATGTACCAAAAACACAATCTCCAATCTCCACTGAAGTCACACCGAGGAAATTACGACTGAAAAatgaaagttcaataaaagaagaaGATGAACATCTCAGTAATAAGGAAAATCGGGCATCCAATATCATTGAAGATCCTAAAAGCAACGATCTCACAATTTCTAACATATTATCGCAAAGTCCACAACCGCTTGTTGTTAGTGACGCATGTACAGAAAAACCAATTAAAGAAAATGATGAAGATACGGACAGCTCAGATAATGCACAGCATTTAGTAGTAACAGACACGGAATCGTTAAGTGGAACTCCATTTAACGACATTACAGGTCGGAGTGCTTCGTGTATAGAAGTTTGTGAAGATTCAAGTTTAGATGAAAACATTCAAATTATGAAATGTCCAGAAAATGTAAATAACATAGATTCATTAAATTCTCTCAACGATGACGAGGACCAGAAAGCATTGTCCGTAGAAATGCAAGATGATTCGAATCAAGATGGAGGCAGTCCAATCCAGAAATGTGAGGAAAATATAAGTGACACGCATACCGACAAGAGTTTTAAATTCGACAATGAGAAGAAAGAACAAATACAGCATTCTACTTCAGAAGATGAAACAACTATTAAAGACGAAAATATTGAAATGCGTTTAATCTTAGAGGCAGAAGAAACTGCGAACATAGATAAAGAAGACCCGAAAGAAGTTTATTTAACTCAGATCGCGACTGCAGATGCTGAATGTGAAGAAAGTAATCAAGCTGGAGTGTGCAACACGTCTGGAAACCTGAATGACACGGGTGTCGTGGAATATTCGAAATTGTCTGATATGTCGGTAGATAAAATACCTACATCCTCAATAACATCAACGGGTGACACTACTACAAATGATTCACAAGAGACAGAAATGGCTACGGATGAGACTACTCCAAATAATTTAAAAGAGACAGAAATGGCTACGGATGAAACTACTACAAATGATTTACAAGAGACAGAAACGTCTACGGATGAAACTACTACAAATGATTTACAAGAGACAGGAGTGGCTGCGGATGAAACTACTACAAATGATTTACAAGAGACAGAAATGGCTACAGATGAAACTACTCCAATTGATTTACAAGAGACAGAAATGGCTACAGATGAAACTACTCCAATTGATTTAAAAGAGACAGAAATGGCTACGGATGAAACTATTCCAAATGATTTACAAGAGACAGAAACGTCTACGGATGAAACTACTACAAATGATTTACAAGAGACAGGAGTGGCTGCGGATGAAACTACTACAAATGATTTACAAGAGACAGAAATGGCTACAGATGAAACTACTCCAATTGATTTACAAGAGACAGAAATGGCTACAGATGAAACTACTCCAATTGATTTAAAAGAGACAGAAATGGCTACGGATGAAACTATTCCAAATGATTTACAAGAGACAGAAATGGCTACTGATGAAACTACTACAAATGATTTACAAGAGACAGAAATGGCTACGGATGAAACTACAACAAATGATTTACAAGAGACAGAAGTGGCTGCCAAAGTTCCTAGTCGTAAAAGTATAACGAAGGAACCTTTTAATGTTTATACACAATCAAATAATGTTGAACTTgccaatgaaaatgaaaataatataagtaaTGTGATTGAAAACAATGTTGCACAGTCCTTGGTAGAACCTATCGACAAAGCATCAGAAGAAGTAGACATAACTCAGAATACTTCTAAAGTAGATAACTGTTTGGCATCGGAAAAAAAATCTATAACTGATTCGAATTCACAGAATGACAtagagaaaaatgaaattgctgAAACTGTGCAAAAGCAGGAAGAAAAAATGCCAGTCGACGATACAGACTTATTTCAAGATATTCCAGCTGACGAGTGGACAGAAAGAAATTCTGATAAGAATTCTGTGCACTCCATGTCAACAGAGAGATTGGAGAACGAGAGTGAGAATGAATGCGATGATTTTGTTTTGGTTGACAAAGAAATATCTCCAACAGCGGAGAATATTGAACAAGAAAAGGAATCATCCGATTATGATTCAGATGATACAGTTCTCCTGAAAGCACAGAAAAATTCATTGCAAGAAAAAACAGTAGAACGGATGGATATGTCAGAATCTCAATGCGAAACGAATGAAAATAAATCTACGATGGTAAAAGATACGCAACAATCTATGCGACAGGAAAAAATTATCGCGGCAGAAGCTAACTCCGAAAATCAAGAAGGACATGTGGCAAATCAGACAGAAGAAGTACAAAATGCAGAGAATGTATCTACGAGAACATCCATAACAAACGAAGTTTCTAAACAATCTCCACTCGAGAGCGATACTTCTCTTGAAAAGCCAGCAGATACAAATTTAACAACTGAAATTGATCAAACTTTAGATACTGAATCACCATTAAATAAGAGAGAAAGTAAAAGTAGACTATCCAAAGACGGGTCGAATGAGAGAAAATCTGTTTGCAAATCAGTAGAAAAGTCAGATAGCGAAGTAGAGGAACCCAGCGAGGTTGACGCTGTAGATGAAAAGGATTCGTTGAGTAAGTCACCTATTGGCTCGCCATCAAATGTAAGTGATTCGAGCAAAACAGATGAAAGTATGGATTCGGACATTGAGAGAGAATATAACCTTAACGGTGTGGAAGTATGTAAGTTTTCCGATGATGATGTACCAGGGGACGAATGTAGAGCATCGGAAACTGAATCATCTGATCCGGATGATAATGGATCAGATCTGGCAGATTTTGTAGTTAACGATGATGATGAGATTTCTGAAGAAGTCGAGTCAAGCGAACTTCACGAGGGATCATCCAATGGCTATGATGATAAGCATCTAGAATCTGATAAAGATACGACAGATGAAGAACGCGGAAAAATTCAAATGCAAGACGAAAGCGATGAGAAAAGAATGAAGGATGGAAAACAGAATAGAGTCGATAAGGATACctctgaaaaagaaaaaagtaaatTTAAAAAGTCTGAGAAATTAGGTTTGGATAAAATTACCGAAAGCGATGAGAAAATGATGAACTCCGAAGTGGGAACAATTGgcaagaaaaagaagaggaagaagataaAAAGATGtgttgaagaagaagaaattgatAAGGAAGAACTCTTAAACAAACTTCGAATACTCGAAGAAGAAATCGCGAAAAAAGTAACTAAAAAAGGACAACGGAAGAGAGGTACGGAAGAAAATGTTGAAGGAATCCAAAATAAATGCACAGACGTtcctaaaaaagaaaaatgtaaattaagAAAGACGACGAAAACAGATTTACCTGAAATGtcgaaaagtggtaaaaatgttAAGAGGAAATCTGAAATAGAAACAGGTAATAGGATTAAAAAGATCACAGCAAAGGATAATGACAATAAAACGTTAAAAGAAAAGGCTGCGGCGATTCGTGAAAATCAACCAACGGAATGCGCAAAGGTAGAGGTATCAAATAAACGCGTAAAACGTCTCGCGGAGGAAGTTATCGAGAATCTTTCAGACCTTCCTATAAAAGTATCGAAGAAACGAAAATTATTAAAACCTGAACCGAAAAAATTGCCATCGCGGTCTATCCCTCGTTCAGAGCTTAGAAAGCGTAACGTAAATGTGGAGCAGGACTTCATTCCGTTAAGTTCTTACGGCAGTACAAGTAATTTTTATGTTGCGAATCTTCAGAAGgtgaaaaaatcggaaaagaCTTCAGAAGTGAAGTTATTCAGACAGAGAATGCTCAACAGAAATCCACGTCAACCTATTTCGCATTATACAATGTTTTTGGAGAAGCAAGCAGCCTCAAATAAGCATTAG
- the LOC143212333 gene encoding uncharacterized protein LOC143212333 isoform X2: protein MTERSRSLRLRRSSVVSDAIETADTHAAISTPTKKTRNISTNDGVNKLNDQTSFSRRLTRAGSESKSPQIITRPTRRTRASSVGPEGVIENNVLEVHNSGIVHNTPINTRKRKSMAPLEATVIEESEEKIPFVTLDRVLPNFKEMKETYSENSTTETLNKSISNSKETLNSSSGNTCKEEMEADGNAKKGHATPIEHPSAETVQENETGMSSNKNTLSDISEKSRSESTHTITQMKTSIPDVPKTQSPISTEVTPRKLRLKNESSIKEEDEHLSNKENRASNIIEDPKSNDLTISNILSQSPQPLVVSDACTEKPIKENDEDTDSSDNAQHLVVTDTESLSGTPFNDITGRSASCIEVCEDSSLDENIQIMKCPENVNNIDSLNSLNDDEDQKALSVEMQDDSNQDGGSPIQKCEENISDTHTDKSFKFDNEKKEQIQHSTSEDETTIKDENIEMRLILEAEETANIDKEDPKEVYLTQIATADAECEESNQAGVCNTSGNLNDTGVVEYSKLSDMSVDKIPTSSITSTGDTTTNDSQETEMATDETTPNNLKETEMATDETTTNDLQETETSTDETTTNDLQETGVAADETTTNDLQETEMATDETTPIDLQETEMATDETTPIDLKETEMATDETIPNDLQETETSTDETTTNDLQETGVAADETTTNDLQETEMATDETTPIDLQETEMATDETTPIDLKETEMATDETIPNDLQETEMATDETTTNDLQETEMATDETTTNDLQETEVAAKVPSRKSITKEPFNVYTQSNNVELANENENNISNVIENNVAQSLVEPIDKASEEVDITQNTSKVDNCLASEKKSITDSNSQNDIEKNEIAETVQKQEEKMPVDDTDLFQDIPADEWTERNSDKNSVHSMSTERLENESENECDDFVLVDKEISPTAENIEQEKESSDYDSDDTVLLKAQKNSLQEKTVERMDMSESQCETNENKSTMVKDTQQSMRQEKIIAAEANSENQEGHVANQTEEVQNAENVSTRTSITNEVSKQSPLESDTSLEKPADTNLTTEIDQTLDTESPLNKRESKSRLSKDGSNERKSVCKSVEKSDSEVEEPSEVDAVDEKDSLSKSPIGSPSNVSDSSKTDESMDSDIEREYNLNGVEVCKFSDDDVPGDECRASETESSDPDDNGSDLADFVVNDDDEISEEVESSELHEGSSNGYDDKHLESDKDTTDEERGKIQMQDESDEKRMKDGKQNRVDKDTSEKEKSKFKKSEKLGLDKITESDEKMMNSEVGTIGKKKKRKKIKRCVEEEEIDKEELLNKLRILEEEIAKKVTKKGQRKRGTEENVEGIQNKCTDVPKKEKCKLRKTTKTDLPEMSKSGKNVKRKSEIETGNRIKKITAKDNDNKTLKEKAAAIRENQPTECAKVEVSNKRVKRLAEEVIENLSDLPIKVSKKRKLLKPEPKKLPSRSIPRSELRKRNVNVEQDFIPLSSYGSTSNFYVANLQKVKKSEKTSEVKLFRQRMLNRNPRQPISHYTMFLEKQAASNKH, encoded by the exons TTTTAGCAGGCGACTTACGAGAGCTGGCTCTGAATCAAAGTCGCCACAGATTATAACAAGACCAACACGTAGAACAAGAGCTAGTTCTGTGGGACCAGAAGGTGTCATCGAGAATAATGTTTTAGAAGTACATAACAGTGGAATTGTTCATAATACTCCGATTAATACCAGAAAACGAAAATCTATGGCACCCTTAGAAGCAACTGTTATTGAAGAAAGCGAAGAGAAGATACCTTTCGTAACATTGGATCGTGTATTGCCCaattttaaagaaatgaaaGAAACAT ACTCAGAAAACTCTACAACAGAAACACTAAACAAATCAATATCCAATTCCAAGGAGACACTTAATTCAAGTTCTGGAAATACGTGCAAAGAAGAGATGGAAGCTGATGGAAATG CCAAAAAAGGACATGCTACTCCCATAGAGCATCCCTCTGCTGAGACAGTTCAGGAGAACGAAACGGGTATGTCGAGCAATAAAAACACATTGTCAGACATTAGTGAAAAAAGTAGGAGTGAGTCTACGCATACTATAACCCAAATGAAGACATCCATACCGGATGTACCAAAAACACAATCTCCAATCTCCACTGAAGTCACACCGAGGAAATTACGACTGAAAAatgaaagttcaataaaagaagaaGATGAACATCTCAGTAATAAGGAAAATCGGGCATCCAATATCATTGAAGATCCTAAAAGCAACGATCTCACAATTTCTAACATATTATCGCAAAGTCCACAACCGCTTGTTGTTAGTGACGCATGTACAGAAAAACCAATTAAAGAAAATGATGAAGATACGGACAGCTCAGATAATGCACAGCATTTAGTAGTAACAGACACGGAATCGTTAAGTGGAACTCCATTTAACGACATTACAGGTCGGAGTGCTTCGTGTATAGAAGTTTGTGAAGATTCAAGTTTAGATGAAAACATTCAAATTATGAAATGTCCAGAAAATGTAAATAACATAGATTCATTAAATTCTCTCAACGATGACGAGGACCAGAAAGCATTGTCCGTAGAAATGCAAGATGATTCGAATCAAGATGGAGGCAGTCCAATCCAGAAATGTGAGGAAAATATAAGTGACACGCATACCGACAAGAGTTTTAAATTCGACAATGAGAAGAAAGAACAAATACAGCATTCTACTTCAGAAGATGAAACAACTATTAAAGACGAAAATATTGAAATGCGTTTAATCTTAGAGGCAGAAGAAACTGCGAACATAGATAAAGAAGACCCGAAAGAAGTTTATTTAACTCAGATCGCGACTGCAGATGCTGAATGTGAAGAAAGTAATCAAGCTGGAGTGTGCAACACGTCTGGAAACCTGAATGACACGGGTGTCGTGGAATATTCGAAATTGTCTGATATGTCGGTAGATAAAATACCTACATCCTCAATAACATCAACGGGTGACACTACTACAAATGATTCACAAGAGACAGAAATGGCTACGGATGAGACTACTCCAAATAATTTAAAAGAGACAGAAATGGCTACGGATGAAACTACTACAAATGATTTACAAGAGACAGAAACGTCTACGGATGAAACTACTACAAATGATTTACAAGAGACAGGAGTGGCTGCGGATGAAACTACTACAAATGATTTACAAGAGACAGAAATGGCTACAGATGAAACTACTCCAATTGATTTACAAGAGACAGAAATGGCTACAGATGAAACTACTCCAATTGATTTAAAAGAGACAGAAATGGCTACGGATGAAACTATTCCAAATGATTTACAAGAGACAGAAACGTCTACGGATGAAACTACTACAAATGATTTACAAGAGACAGGAGTGGCTGCGGATGAAACTACTACAAATGATTTACAAGAGACAGAAATGGCTACAGATGAAACTACTCCAATTGATTTACAAGAGACAGAAATGGCTACAGATGAAACTACTCCAATTGATTTAAAAGAGACAGAAATGGCTACGGATGAAACTATTCCAAATGATTTACAAGAGACAGAAATGGCTACTGATGAAACTACTACAAATGATTTACAAGAGACAGAAATGGCTACGGATGAAACTACAACAAATGATTTACAAGAGACAGAAGTGGCTGCCAAAGTTCCTAGTCGTAAAAGTATAACGAAGGAACCTTTTAATGTTTATACACAATCAAATAATGTTGAACTTgccaatgaaaatgaaaataatataagtaaTGTGATTGAAAACAATGTTGCACAGTCCTTGGTAGAACCTATCGACAAAGCATCAGAAGAAGTAGACATAACTCAGAATACTTCTAAAGTAGATAACTGTTTGGCATCGGAAAAAAAATCTATAACTGATTCGAATTCACAGAATGACAtagagaaaaatgaaattgctgAAACTGTGCAAAAGCAGGAAGAAAAAATGCCAGTCGACGATACAGACTTATTTCAAGATATTCCAGCTGACGAGTGGACAGAAAGAAATTCTGATAAGAATTCTGTGCACTCCATGTCAACAGAGAGATTGGAGAACGAGAGTGAGAATGAATGCGATGATTTTGTTTTGGTTGACAAAGAAATATCTCCAACAGCGGAGAATATTGAACAAGAAAAGGAATCATCCGATTATGATTCAGATGATACAGTTCTCCTGAAAGCACAGAAAAATTCATTGCAAGAAAAAACAGTAGAACGGATGGATATGTCAGAATCTCAATGCGAAACGAATGAAAATAAATCTACGATGGTAAAAGATACGCAACAATCTATGCGACAGGAAAAAATTATCGCGGCAGAAGCTAACTCCGAAAATCAAGAAGGACATGTGGCAAATCAGACAGAAGAAGTACAAAATGCAGAGAATGTATCTACGAGAACATCCATAACAAACGAAGTTTCTAAACAATCTCCACTCGAGAGCGATACTTCTCTTGAAAAGCCAGCAGATACAAATTTAACAACTGAAATTGATCAAACTTTAGATACTGAATCACCATTAAATAAGAGAGAAAGTAAAAGTAGACTATCCAAAGACGGGTCGAATGAGAGAAAATCTGTTTGCAAATCAGTAGAAAAGTCAGATAGCGAAGTAGAGGAACCCAGCGAGGTTGACGCTGTAGATGAAAAGGATTCGTTGAGTAAGTCACCTATTGGCTCGCCATCAAATGTAAGTGATTCGAGCAAAACAGATGAAAGTATGGATTCGGACATTGAGAGAGAATATAACCTTAACGGTGTGGAAGTATGTAAGTTTTCCGATGATGATGTACCAGGGGACGAATGTAGAGCATCGGAAACTGAATCATCTGATCCGGATGATAATGGATCAGATCTGGCAGATTTTGTAGTTAACGATGATGATGAGATTTCTGAAGAAGTCGAGTCAAGCGAACTTCACGAGGGATCATCCAATGGCTATGATGATAAGCATCTAGAATCTGATAAAGATACGACAGATGAAGAACGCGGAAAAATTCAAATGCAAGACGAAAGCGATGAGAAAAGAATGAAGGATGGAAAACAGAATAGAGTCGATAAGGATACctctgaaaaagaaaaaagtaaatTTAAAAAGTCTGAGAAATTAGGTTTGGATAAAATTACCGAAAGCGATGAGAAAATGATGAACTCCGAAGTGGGAACAATTGgcaagaaaaagaagaggaagaagataaAAAGATGtgttgaagaagaagaaattgatAAGGAAGAACTCTTAAACAAACTTCGAATACTCGAAGAAGAAATCGCGAAAAAAGTAACTAAAAAAGGACAACGGAAGAGAGGTACGGAAGAAAATGTTGAAGGAATCCAAAATAAATGCACAGACGTtcctaaaaaagaaaaatgtaaattaagAAAGACGACGAAAACAGATTTACCTGAAATGtcgaaaagtggtaaaaatgttAAGAGGAAATCTGAAATAGAAACAGGTAATAGGATTAAAAAGATCACAGCAAAGGATAATGACAATAAAACGTTAAAAGAAAAGGCTGCGGCGATTCGTGAAAATCAACCAACGGAATGCGCAAAGGTAGAGGTATCAAATAAACGCGTAAAACGTCTCGCGGAGGAAGTTATCGAGAATCTTTCAGACCTTCCTATAAAAGTATCGAAGAAACGAAAATTATTAAAACCTGAACCGAAAAAATTGCCATCGCGGTCTATCCCTCGTTCAGAGCTTAGAAAGCGTAACGTAAATGTGGAGCAGGACTTCATTCCGTTAAGTTCTTACGGCAGTACAAGTAATTTTTATGTTGCGAATCTTCAGAAGgtgaaaaaatcggaaaagaCTTCAGAAGTGAAGTTATTCAGACAGAGAATGCTCAACAGAAATCCACGTCAACCTATTTCGCATTATACAATGTTTTTGGAGAAGCAAGCAGCCTCAAATAAGCATTAG